Within the Pengzhenrongella sicca genome, the region CCGCGCCTCGCGGTTCTTCGGGTCCAACCAGGGGCAGGCGTACTTCGTCGAGGCGACCGTGCTCGTCGTCGTGCTCTGCGCGATCGTGCTGCGCGGCCTCGAGTACGCCCTCGCGGCGCAGCTGCCCGCGACCGAGCACCTGGCGACGGGCTGGCACTTCCCGCTCACCGCCTGGTTCGGCGCGTCCTGGGTGGGCGTGGACCGCACGACGCTCGAGGCCGCCGCGATCATCATCTCCGCGGTGAAGATCCTCATGTCGATGTCATGGTTCGTGGTGATCGGGCTGCAGCCCGCGATGGGCGTCGCCTGGCACCGCTTCCTCGCCGTCGTGAACCTCTACGCCCGGCGCGAGCCCGATGGCGGGCCTGCGCTCGGCCCGCTGCAGCCGATGCGCGGCCCCGACGGCGCGGCCCTCGACCTCGAGGCGTTCGCCGACCTGCCCGAGGACGCGCGCCTCGGCGTCGGCGCGATCGAGGAGTTCACCTGGAAGGGCCTGCTCGACTTCTCCACCTGCACCGAGTGCGGCCGCTGCCAGGAGCAGTGCCCCGCTTGGAACACCGCGAAGCCGCTCTCGCCGAAGCTGCTCACCCTCGCGCTGCGCGACCACGCGTACGCGACCGCGCCGTACCTGCAAGCCGGCGCCGCGCTGATGCCCGCGCCGGCGGCCGCGGCGTCGGGCGCGCCTGCGGACGCCGCGGCCGAGGCCGGTCCGGCGATCGACCCCCACACCTTTCGCCTCGTGGGCAACGTCATCGACCCCGAGGTGCTCTGGGCGTGCACGATGTGCGGCGCGTGCGTCGAGCAGTGCCCGGTGGACATCGAGCACATCGACGCGATCGTCGACATGCGCCGGTACGAGGTCCTGATGGAGTCGGCGTTCCCGGCCGAGCTCGGCAAGATGTTCACCAAGCTCGAGCGCAAGGCGAATCCGTGGGGCATGGCGCCGCGGGCCCGCCTCGACTGGGCCAAGGGCCTGCCGTTCGACGTGCCCGTCGTGGGCGTCGACGTCGAGGACGCCCGCGGCCTCGACTACCTGTTCTGGGTCGGCTGCGCGGGCGCGTATGAGGACCGGGCGAAGAAGACGACCCGCGCGGTCGCCGAGCTGCTCGACCTCGCGGGGGTCAGCTTCGCGGTGCTCGGCGACGGCGAGTCCTGCACCGGCGACCCGGCTCGCCGGGCCGGCAACGAGCTGCTGTTCCAGACCCTCGCGCAGGGCAACATCGAGACCCTGACCGAGGTCGGCGCGCAGACCATCGTGGTGACCTGCGCGCACTGCTTCAACACGATCGCGCGCGAGTACCCCCAGCTCGGCGGGCACTACGACGTCGTGCACCACACCGAGCTGCTCAACCGGCTGGTCGCCGAGGGCCGCCTGACGCCCGTGCCCGCCGCGGCGCCCGCGCCCGGCGAGGCGGCGGCGTCGGCGTCGATCGCCGACACCGTGACCTATCACGACCCGTGCTACCTCGGCCGGCACAACAAGATCTACGCCCCGCCGCGCGAGCTGCTCGCCGCGCTGCCCGGCGTCGAGCTGGCCGAGATGCCGCGCAACGCCGAGCGCTCGTTCTGCTGCGGCGCGGGCGGCGCGCGGATGTGGATGGAGGAGAAGACGGGCACCCGGATCAACTCCGCCCGGGCGGCCGAGGCCGTCGCGACCGGCGCCGGCACGATCGCGACGGCGTGCCCGTTCTGCTCCGTGATGCTCGCCGACGGCGTCGCGGCCCAGCCGGCGGCCGTCGACGGCGCGGCGCCGGCCCGCGTCGTCGACGTCGCCCAGCTGCTGCTCGAGCGGGTACGGCCGCCCGCCTGACGGCCCGCCCGCTTCACGACCCGCCCGCCCGACAGTCGGGCCGTTGACGGCGGGCCGCTGTGGGTGCCGCGTGGGAGCATCGTTTCGGGCGAAACCGGACGCCGCCCGGCACGAGGAGGAGGTCGGCATGGCAACGACGCACACCACCAACTACGTCGACACGTTCATCGCGGTCGCGGACGACTGCGCGGCCACC harbors:
- a CDS encoding (Fe-S)-binding protein, translated to MDTLRTVAVWSVVVGTVVGLAFFARGIRQIFRTVRIGRPAPDRVRPVARRATGVVREMLSHERFKNKPVVKVAHWVVMVSFPILFLTLLTGYGQLTTPTFALPVIGHFPPIEWAIEAIAWASLLGIVALIVIRQRHHPRRAATVDGAADGEVRRAGRASRFFGSNQGQAYFVEATVLVVVLCAIVLRGLEYALAAQLPATEHLATGWHFPLTAWFGASWVGVDRTTLEAAAIIISAVKILMSMSWFVVIGLQPAMGVAWHRFLAVVNLYARREPDGGPALGPLQPMRGPDGAALDLEAFADLPEDARLGVGAIEEFTWKGLLDFSTCTECGRCQEQCPAWNTAKPLSPKLLTLALRDHAYATAPYLQAGAALMPAPAAAASGAPADAAAEAGPAIDPHTFRLVGNVIDPEVLWACTMCGACVEQCPVDIEHIDAIVDMRRYEVLMESAFPAELGKMFTKLERKANPWGMAPRARLDWAKGLPFDVPVVGVDVEDARGLDYLFWVGCAGAYEDRAKKTTRAVAELLDLAGVSFAVLGDGESCTGDPARRAGNELLFQTLAQGNIETLTEVGAQTIVVTCAHCFNTIAREYPQLGGHYDVVHHTELLNRLVAEGRLTPVPAAAPAPGEAAASASIADTVTYHDPCYLGRHNKIYAPPRELLAALPGVELAEMPRNAERSFCCGAGGARMWMEEKTGTRINSARAAEAVATGAGTIATACPFCSVMLADGVAAQPAAVDGAAPARVVDVAQLLLERVRPPA